The following are encoded together in the Terriglobia bacterium genome:
- a CDS encoding c-type cytochrome, with the protein MTRACALITLCLAFAACSHVADAPPSPPSPYKLSGPIVSSKTTMVTAWYFPRNPLTDPSLDKSTLSNEIRWGFRIFTNTPQEAPQFAPGKMSCNNCHLNGGQRERSLPLVGVAGMFPEYNKRSGRLYSLGDRIVDCFVRSENATGASQEKLPATTSKEVLAVQAYLTWLARGFEIGKNPAWRGQNTIASSHLIPVAKLDIHRGEALFMEHCTNCHGENGQGVAIGDKKAGPLWGPDSWNDGAGAARVYTLAGIIRYSMPYLDPGKLSDEEAQQVAAFINSKPRPSYPFKQQDYRTEKLPVDSVYYERP; encoded by the coding sequence ATGACCCGCGCCTGTGCACTCATCACGCTCTGTCTGGCGTTTGCCGCCTGTTCACATGTTGCAGATGCGCCCCCTTCGCCACCCTCGCCGTACAAGTTGAGCGGACCGATCGTGTCATCGAAAACAACGATGGTGACGGCATGGTATTTTCCCAGGAACCCCCTCACGGATCCTTCGCTCGATAAATCGACACTTTCGAATGAGATCCGTTGGGGATTCCGCATCTTTACGAATACACCACAAGAGGCGCCGCAGTTCGCCCCCGGCAAGATGTCATGCAATAACTGTCATCTCAATGGAGGTCAGAGAGAGCGGTCCCTTCCTCTGGTGGGAGTGGCCGGCATGTTTCCGGAGTACAACAAACGGTCCGGCCGCTTGTACAGTCTCGGCGATCGCATCGTTGACTGCTTTGTCCGAAGCGAGAATGCGACCGGCGCGAGCCAGGAAAAGCTGCCCGCGACCACGTCGAAGGAAGTCCTGGCGGTCCAGGCCTATTTAACCTGGCTGGCACGCGGTTTCGAAATCGGAAAGAACCCGGCATGGCGTGGTCAAAACACAATTGCCTCATCGCACCTGATCCCCGTCGCAAAGCTGGATATACATAGGGGCGAAGCGCTCTTTATGGAACACTGCACGAATTGTCACGGTGAAAACGGCCAGGGCGTCGCCATCGGCGACAAGAAAGCCGGGCCCCTGTGGGGGCCGGACTCCTGGAACGACGGGGCCGGCGCGGCGCGCGTTTATACGCTGGCGGGCATCATTCGATATTCGATGCCCTATCTCGATCCAGGGAAGCTGTCGGATGAAGAAGCACAGCAAGTCGCTGCGTTCATCAATTCCAAACCGCGGCCTTCCTATCCATTCAAACAGCAGGACTATCGAACGGAGAAACTGCCCGTCGATAGCGTGTACTACGAAAGGCCCTGA
- a CDS encoding zinc-dependent alcohol dehydrogenase family protein codes for MRAMVLSQTKTPLDERRMPDPLPSKGEVVVRVEACAVCRTDLHEVDGELPNPKLPIIPGHEIVGRVLATGPQASRFQLGERVGIPWLARTCGVCPFCKAGMENLCDQPQFTGYTRDGGYAEFTTADERFCVPIPELYSDTEAAPLLCAGLIGYRSFIKTGDARRLGLYGFGAAAQLVAQVAVYQSREVYAFTREGDSDGQEFARSLGATWTGSSLELPPDHLDAAIIFAPAGSLVPQALRAVRKGGIVVCGGIHMSDIPQFPYELLWGERQVCSVANLTRKDADEFMAIAPKVPVRTHIEVFPLSEANEALQRLRSGQLRGAAVLVP; via the coding sequence ATGCGCGCAATGGTTCTTTCGCAGACGAAAACCCCGCTTGATGAGAGGCGCATGCCGGACCCCTTACCATCCAAGGGCGAAGTCGTGGTCCGCGTCGAAGCATGCGCGGTCTGCCGGACCGATCTTCACGAGGTCGACGGCGAACTGCCGAATCCGAAGCTTCCGATCATCCCGGGGCATGAAATTGTCGGCCGGGTTCTTGCCACGGGACCGCAGGCGTCGCGATTCCAACTCGGCGAGCGCGTCGGAATTCCGTGGCTGGCCCGAACCTGCGGCGTCTGTCCGTTTTGCAAAGCCGGCATGGAGAATCTCTGCGATCAACCGCAATTCACCGGCTATACACGCGACGGCGGCTACGCCGAGTTCACGACAGCCGACGAACGATTTTGCGTCCCGATACCGGAGCTCTATTCGGACACCGAAGCGGCTCCACTGCTGTGCGCGGGGCTGATCGGTTACCGGTCGTTCATCAAAACGGGCGACGCCCGCCGCCTGGGCCTCTACGGCTTTGGCGCGGCGGCCCAGCTGGTCGCGCAGGTTGCGGTATACCAGAGCCGCGAGGTTTACGCATTCACACGCGAAGGCGATAGCGATGGCCAGGAATTCGCCCGGTCGCTCGGCGCGACCTGGACCGGAAGCTCGTTAGAGCTGCCGCCGGACCATCTCGATGCCGCGATCATCTTCGCGCCGGCCGGCAGCCTCGTACCTCAGGCATTACGCGCCGTCCGCAAAGGCGGAATCGTCGTCTGCGGCGGCATTCATATGAGCGATATTCCTCAGTTTCCGTACGAGCTGTTGTGGGGAGAGCGGCAGGTTTGTTCGGTTGCGAACCTGACTCGAAAAGACGCCGATGAATTCATGGCCATCGCGCCGAAAGTCCCCGTGCGTACGCATATTGAGGTCTTCCCGCTCAGCGAAGCCAACGAAGCGCTCCAGCGTCTACGTTCAGGGCAGCTGCGCGGCGCAGCTGTCCTTGTTCCGTAG
- a CDS encoding polyphosphate kinase 2 family protein: MTTHESRFRIRPSKKARLSKFDPADTRLMPDKALAETEIAKDILKLEELQQRLYAEHQRSLLVILQGMDAGGKDGTIKHVMSGLNPQACVVASFKVPAGEELEHDYLWRIERTMPRHGYIGVFNRSQYEDVLAARVHKLVPAHIWKERYDQINRFERLKTELGTVIVKFFLHISKDEQKRRLEERLASPQKNWKFSAADVRERKLWDDYQDAYEDVLTKCSTKWAPWYLIPANHKWYRNWMVARTIVETLEAMDLEYPRPKEDLSKITIK; the protein is encoded by the coding sequence ATGACCACACATGAATCCCGCTTCCGAATCCGGCCCTCAAAGAAAGCGCGCCTGTCTAAATTCGATCCGGCCGATACCAGACTGATGCCGGACAAAGCGCTTGCCGAGACCGAGATCGCAAAAGACATCCTCAAGCTGGAGGAATTGCAGCAACGTCTTTATGCGGAGCATCAGCGGTCTCTCCTCGTCATTCTTCAGGGAATGGATGCCGGCGGCAAAGACGGCACGATCAAACACGTCATGAGCGGCCTCAACCCGCAGGCATGCGTGGTTGCCAGCTTCAAAGTTCCGGCCGGCGAGGAACTGGAGCACGACTATCTCTGGCGCATCGAGCGGACGATGCCGCGCCATGGCTACATCGGAGTCTTCAACCGGTCGCAGTACGAGGACGTTCTTGCGGCGCGTGTTCACAAACTGGTGCCCGCTCACATATGGAAAGAACGCTACGATCAGATCAATCGATTCGAGCGCCTGAAGACAGAACTCGGAACCGTGATTGTGAAATTCTTCCTTCACATCAGCAAAGACGAGCAGAAAAGAAGGCTTGAAGAACGTCTCGCCTCCCCGCAAAAGAACTGGAAATTTTCGGCTGCGGATGTTCGTGAACGCAAGTTGTGGGACGATTATCAGGATGCCTATGAAGACGTCCTCACGAAGTGCAGCACGAAATGGGCCCCTTGGTACCTCATACCGGCTAATCACAAGTGGTATCGCAACTGGATGGTTGCGCGAACGATCGTAGAGACGCTCGAAGCGATGGATCTGGAGTATCCGAGGCCGAAGGAAGACTTATCCAAAATTACCATCAAGTGA
- the hisS gene encoding histidine--tRNA ligase — MDLIQPRLSRGLRDLLPEDTLARQAMIDVVKGVYELYGFVPLTTPAIEYLDVLSGSGGKEIQESIFVVRNPEEEDLGLRFDHTVPLARVIAQYKDLPKPFRRYTVGPVWRADKPGPGRFREFLQFDLDAVGVQSEMADAEIIGGICDSLEALKVSNYQVRFSSRRVLNLLLTYASITPERAADVFRVIDKLEKIGIAKVRLELTTGYTDESGDKIAGLALSDSQVQQIEQFLQIRSASRAEVIKQLHDSFGVIPGAGPEIAVLEKMSHYLDVAGYHDDRVVIDLTIARGLAYYNGPVFETILLDAPQFGSVFSGGRYDDLVMRFLGERVPATGASMGVDRLLAALRFLDKVKLRKSTAKVLVTTFDPAMNDDYVAMTYELRRAGIQTEMYFGTDRAGKQIKFADKLEIPVVLLYGPDEKAKNVVTIKDMSIGRARAQQLTGSRDQWLQERPGQFEVPRENLAAAVKELLSKIGI; from the coding sequence ATGGACCTGATCCAACCCCGGCTGTCACGGGGGCTCCGGGATTTATTGCCGGAAGACACGCTGGCCCGTCAGGCCATGATCGATGTGGTTAAAGGGGTTTACGAACTTTACGGATTCGTACCCCTGACCACGCCCGCGATCGAATATCTCGACGTGCTCTCCGGTTCCGGCGGGAAAGAGATCCAGGAATCCATCTTCGTGGTCCGGAATCCCGAAGAAGAGGATCTCGGGTTGAGGTTCGATCACACCGTTCCTCTCGCGCGCGTCATCGCCCAGTACAAGGATCTGCCCAAACCATTCCGTAGATACACGGTCGGGCCTGTGTGGCGGGCGGACAAACCAGGGCCAGGCCGATTTCGGGAGTTCCTTCAATTCGACCTCGACGCCGTCGGCGTCCAGTCGGAGATGGCCGACGCGGAGATTATCGGTGGTATCTGCGACAGCCTGGAAGCGCTGAAAGTTTCCAACTATCAGGTTCGGTTTTCCAGCCGCCGTGTTCTGAACCTGCTGTTGACGTATGCTTCCATCACACCGGAACGCGCCGCGGATGTGTTTCGCGTCATCGATAAACTGGAAAAAATCGGCATTGCGAAGGTTCGCCTGGAACTGACAACGGGGTACACGGACGAATCCGGCGACAAAATCGCGGGCCTTGCTCTTTCCGATTCCCAGGTGCAGCAGATCGAACAGTTTCTCCAGATCCGCTCTGCCAGCAGAGCCGAAGTCATCAAACAACTGCACGACAGCTTTGGCGTCATACCCGGAGCCGGTCCGGAGATCGCGGTCCTCGAAAAAATGTCGCACTATCTGGACGTCGCGGGATACCACGACGACCGGGTGGTTATTGATTTGACGATTGCCAGGGGCCTGGCCTATTACAACGGGCCTGTTTTCGAGACGATTCTGCTGGACGCGCCACAGTTCGGATCGGTCTTCAGCGGGGGACGCTATGACGATCTGGTCATGCGCTTCCTCGGCGAACGCGTTCCAGCCACGGGCGCATCGATGGGAGTCGATCGCCTGCTTGCCGCGCTGCGGTTCCTCGACAAAGTCAAGCTTCGCAAGTCGACGGCAAAAGTCCTCGTGACGACGTTTGATCCGGCGATGAATGACGATTACGTCGCGATGACTTACGAACTCCGCCGCGCCGGAATTCAGACCGAAATGTATTTCGGAACAGATCGCGCCGGAAAGCAGATCAAGTTCGCCGACAAGCTGGAAATTCCGGTGGTGCTTCTCTACGGACCGGATGAAAAGGCGAAAAATGTCGTCACGATCAAGGACATGTCGATTGGCCGCGCGCGAGCGCAGCAACTGACAGGCAGCCGGGATCAATGGCTACAGGAGCGCCCCGGGCAGTTCGAAGTGCCTCGCGAGAACCTGGCTGCCGCCGTCAAAGAACTGCTGTCGAAGATCGGAATCTGA